ATGACGGCCGCGGGCGTGGTCGGCACCAATACGCCCGACGTGCTGACCGAAACCACGGCCGACTTCGGCTTTGCGCTGCTGATGGCCGCCGCGCGGCGCATGCTCGAGGCAGAGAAATTCCTGCGCGCCGGGCGCTGGCAGCGCTGGCGCTACGACATGTTTGCCGGGCGCGACGTGCACGGCAGCACGCTGGGCATCCTTGGCATGGGCCGCATAGGCCAGGCCATCGCTCAGCGCGGCGCCTGGGGCTTTGGCATGGAGGTGCTCTACCACAACCGCCACCGGCTCGATGCGCGCACCGAAGAGCTGTGCAAGGCGCGCTACGTCGGCATGCAGGAGCTGCTGGCCGAGTCCGACCATCTGATGCTGGTGCTGCCCTACACCGCGCAGGCACACCACATCATCGGCGCGCCAGAGCTTGCGCGCATGAAGCCCACGGCCACGCTGGTGAACATCGGCCGCGGCGGCCTGGTCGATGAAGACGCGCTGGCGCGCGCGCTCGCGGACGGCCGTCTGGCGGCGGCCGGGCTGGACGTGTTTGAGGGCGAGCCTCGGGTGAACCCCGCGCTGCTCAAGCTGCCCAACGTGGTTCTGACCCCGCACATCGCCAGCGCCACCGTGCCCACGCGTCGGGCCATGGCGCAACTGGCTGCGGACAACCTGATTTCCTTCTTCGCCGGCAGCGGCCCGCTGACACCGGTGAATTGAGCATCAAACAGGGCTCCAGCGCTTGCTCATCAAGCGCGACTAGCTATTGTTTTCGTAGTTGATCATGGCTCTGGAATGGATTCTTGCCCTGGCGCTGCTGGCGCTGGTGCTCTTGCTCCTGGTGGCGCTGCTGCTGCGCCGCCCGCGCGTGGCGCTGCCGCCCGAGTGGCTCGAGCGCCTGCAGGCGCTGGAAGCGGCGGCGCAGGGCACGCAGCTCGTGGTGGCGCGCAACGACGGTGCGCTCAGCGCCATGCGCGAGCAACTGCATGCCTTCAGCGAGGCCACGCGCGGCCTGCTCGACGAGCGCCTGGCCCAGGCGCGCGAGGAAGCCCGCGCCAGCCGGGGCGAGCTGCAGGCCGCCTTCAGCGCGCTGCAATCGCACCTGGAGCAACTGCTGGCGCAGGCGCGCGGCGAGCAGACGCAGGCGCTCGCGGCCTTTCGCAGCGAGTTGTCGGCCACGGTGCAGCAACTGGTGAGCGACAGCGCGCAGTCGCGCGAGGGCGTGGCCGCCAGCACCGAAGCCATGGCGCAGCGCATACAGCAGCGTTTTGACGCGCTCGCCGAGGTGCTGCGCGGCAGCTTTGATTCGCTCAAGGGCGATCTGCACGGGCAACTGGGCGCCAGCTCGGCCACGCTCAAGGAGCAACTGGGCAGCACCACGCAGGAGCTCACGCGCCAGCTCTCCGGCCTGGTCGCAAGCCACCAGCAGGGCGGCGAGGCGCTGCGCAATGCCTTGAACGAGCGCCTGGCCGCGATCCAGGGCGACAACGCCATGCGGCTGGAGGAAATGCGCCGCACCGTCGATGAGAAACTGCACGCCACGCTGGAGCGGCGCCTGGGCGAATCCTTCAAGCTCGTGAGTGAACGCCTGGAGCAGGTGCACAAGGGCCTGGGCGAGATGCAGACCCTGGCCGGCAGCGTGGGCGACCTCAAGCGCGTGATGACCAACGTCAAGGCGCGCGGCACCTGGGGCGAGTTGCAACTGGCCGCGATCATCGACAACGTGCTCACCGCCGAGCAGTACGCGCGCAACGTCAAGACCGTGCCGGGCAGCGACGAGCTGGTCGAGTTCGCCATTCGCCTGCCGGGCCGGGGCCAGGACACGCCGGTGTGGCTGCCGGTC
The DNA window shown above is from Comamonas sp. NLF-1-9 and carries:
- the rmuC gene encoding DNA recombination protein RmuC, with amino-acid sequence MALEWILALALLALVLLLLVALLLRRPRVALPPEWLERLQALEAAAQGTQLVVARNDGALSAMREQLHAFSEATRGLLDERLAQAREEARASRGELQAAFSALQSHLEQLLAQARGEQTQALAAFRSELSATVQQLVSDSAQSREGVAASTEAMAQRIQQRFDALAEVLRGSFDSLKGDLHGQLGASSATLKEQLGSTTQELTRQLSGLVASHQQGGEALRNALNERLAAIQGDNAMRLEEMRRTVDEKLHATLERRLGESFKLVSERLEQVHKGLGEMQTLAGSVGDLKRVMTNVKARGTWGELQLAAIIDNVLTAEQYARNVKTVPGSDELVEFAIRLPGRGQDTPVWLPVDSKYPVEHYQRLLDAQDAADKAAIAAAGNAFETSIRFEARKISAKYVAPPHTTDFAILYLSTEGLFAEVMRRPGLVEAVQNELRVMITGPANFAAMLSSLQMGFKTLAIEQRSAEVWSVLGQVKTEFAKFGDAVEATRKSIDAAARKFEQVDVRTRAIQRRLRSVQELPAPPSPEPRLPDMDDEPA
- a CDS encoding D-glycerate dehydrogenase, with product MSKAQVLVACVVFPEVLDALRAHFEVQAIGEGEVWHQQDFVQRLAGKQGAFITGAHRIDAQALAAASELKIVANMSAGYNNLDVAAMTAAGVVGTNTPDVLTETTADFGFALLMAAARRMLEAEKFLRAGRWQRWRYDMFAGRDVHGSTLGILGMGRIGQAIAQRGAWGFGMEVLYHNRHRLDARTEELCKARYVGMQELLAESDHLMLVLPYTAQAHHIIGAPELARMKPTATLVNIGRGGLVDEDALARALADGRLAAAGLDVFEGEPRVNPALLKLPNVVLTPHIASATVPTRRAMAQLAADNLISFFAGSGPLTPVN